A window from Micromonospora profundi encodes these proteins:
- a CDS encoding RNA degradosome polyphosphate kinase has product MSTPREHPVSPSTTDPLNGVRARGTDGRFRPSRAERAGAARADTLADDPGAASSGLDEVLESATPPTETDGPAAGALTAGSPAAGDEDDGPAAPPLPEDRFLNRELSWLDFNARVLTLAEDQRTPLLERAKFLAIFASNLDEFYMVRIAGLKRRLSAGLPVRGGDRLPLRTQLDLIAERTAALVARHAACFVDDVLPKLAGEGIRILRWAELGEPERERLRTYFREHIFPVLTPLAVDPAHPFPYISGRSLNLAVAVRDPDGGSELFARVKVPNNVPRFVRVDRDQPGVRMLPVEDLISVHLGQLFSGMHVVECHLFRVTRNAEVEVDEDRDEDLLQALERELARRRFGPPVRLEADASISDHMLELLVRELDMDDQDVLRVPGLLDLSALWQVYGEADRPDLKDPPFVPATHPRLAEGEVPRSVFATLRDGDILVHHPYHSFATSVQRFVEQAAADPNVLAIKQTLYRTSGDSPIVDALVDAAAAGKQVVVLVEVKARFDEVANIGWARTLERAGCHVVYGLVGLKTHCKTALVVRQEGNQIRRYCHIGTGNYHPKTARLYEDFGMLTADPEIGADLTDLFNVLTGYSRQTAYRRLLVAPQGIRSGLIERIEREIAHVRLGMPGLVQFKVNSLVDEGVTDALYRASQAGVHVDLLIRGMCTLRPGVPGLSENIRVRSILGRFLEHSRVFRFGNNGEAEFWMGSADLMHRNLDRRVEALVRVTDPVARAELDHVLTAAMGPDVDAFELAGDGSWTRRTSDSQGARVHLQELLLRRVGGTAG; this is encoded by the coding sequence GTGAGCACCCCTCGCGAGCACCCGGTCAGCCCGTCCACCACCGATCCCCTCAACGGCGTCCGCGCCCGTGGCACCGATGGCCGGTTTCGGCCGTCCCGAGCCGAACGGGCAGGCGCCGCCCGCGCCGACACCCTCGCCGACGACCCGGGGGCTGCCTCCTCGGGGCTCGACGAGGTCCTCGAATCCGCCACCCCGCCCACCGAGACGGACGGGCCGGCCGCAGGCGCCCTGACCGCCGGCTCCCCCGCTGCCGGCGACGAGGACGACGGACCGGCCGCTCCCCCGCTGCCGGAGGACCGCTTCCTCAACCGGGAGCTGTCCTGGCTCGACTTCAACGCACGGGTGCTCACGCTCGCCGAGGACCAGCGCACCCCGCTGCTGGAGCGGGCCAAGTTCCTCGCCATCTTCGCCAGCAACCTCGACGAGTTCTACATGGTGCGGATCGCCGGGCTGAAGCGGCGGCTCTCCGCCGGCCTGCCGGTCCGTGGCGGGGACCGGCTGCCCCTGCGTACGCAGCTGGACCTGATCGCCGAGCGGACCGCCGCACTTGTCGCCCGGCACGCCGCCTGCTTCGTCGACGACGTGCTGCCCAAGCTCGCCGGGGAGGGCATCCGCATCCTGCGCTGGGCCGAGTTGGGCGAGCCGGAGCGGGAGCGGCTGCGCACCTACTTCCGGGAGCACATCTTCCCGGTGCTGACCCCGCTCGCTGTCGACCCGGCGCACCCGTTCCCGTACATCTCCGGGCGGTCGCTCAACCTCGCCGTCGCGGTCCGCGACCCGGACGGCGGCTCGGAGCTGTTCGCCCGGGTGAAGGTGCCCAACAACGTGCCCCGCTTCGTGCGGGTGGACCGGGATCAGCCCGGTGTGCGGATGCTGCCGGTCGAGGACCTGATCTCGGTGCACCTGGGTCAGCTGTTCAGCGGCATGCACGTGGTCGAGTGCCACCTGTTCCGGGTCACCCGCAACGCCGAGGTGGAGGTCGACGAGGACCGCGACGAGGACCTGCTCCAAGCCCTCGAACGGGAGCTCGCCCGCCGCCGGTTCGGCCCGCCGGTGCGGTTGGAGGCCGACGCGTCGATCTCCGACCACATGCTGGAGCTGCTCGTCCGTGAGCTGGACATGGACGACCAGGACGTGCTGCGGGTGCCCGGTCTGCTGGACCTGTCGGCCCTCTGGCAGGTGTACGGCGAGGCCGACCGCCCTGACCTGAAGGACCCACCGTTCGTGCCGGCCACCCACCCCCGGCTGGCCGAGGGCGAGGTGCCGCGCAGCGTCTTCGCGACCCTGCGGGACGGGGACATCCTCGTGCACCACCCGTACCACTCGTTCGCCACCAGCGTTCAGCGCTTCGTCGAGCAGGCCGCCGCCGACCCGAACGTACTGGCCATCAAGCAGACCCTCTACCGGACCAGCGGTGACTCGCCGATCGTCGACGCGCTCGTCGACGCGGCGGCCGCCGGCAAGCAGGTGGTGGTGCTGGTCGAGGTCAAGGCCCGCTTCGACGAGGTGGCGAACATCGGTTGGGCACGCACGCTGGAACGCGCCGGCTGCCACGTCGTGTACGGCCTCGTGGGCCTCAAGACGCACTGCAAGACAGCCCTGGTGGTCCGGCAGGAGGGCAACCAGATCCGCAGGTACTGCCACATCGGCACCGGCAACTACCACCCGAAGACCGCCCGGCTGTACGAGGACTTCGGCATGCTCACGGCCGACCCGGAGATCGGCGCGGACCTCACCGACCTGTTCAACGTGCTGACCGGCTACAGCCGGCAGACCGCGTACCGGCGGTTGCTCGTCGCCCCGCAGGGCATCCGCAGCGGCCTCATCGAGCGGATCGAGCGGGAGATCGCGCACGTCCGGCTCGGCATGCCCGGCCTGGTCCAGTTCAAAGTCAACTCGCTGGTCGACGAGGGCGTGACCGACGCGCTGTACCGGGCCTCGCAGGCCGGCGTCCACGTCGACCTGCTCATCCGCGGGATGTGCACGCTGCGTCCGGGCGTTCCGGGGCTCTCGGAGAACATCCGGGTCCGCTCGATCCTGGGCCGGTTCCTTGAGCACTCCCGGGTCTTCCGGTTCGGAAACAACGGCGAGGCCGAGTTCTGGATGGGCTCGGCGGACCTGATGCACCGCAACCTGGACCGGCGGGTGGAGGCGCTGGTGCGGGTGACCGATCCGGTGGCCCGGGCCGAACTGGACCACGTGCTGACCGCGGCGATGGGCCCGGACGTCGACGCGTTCGAGTTGGCCGGCGACGGCTCGTGGACCCGGCGTACCAGCGACAGCCAGGGTGCCCGGGTGCATCTACAGGAACTGCTGCTGCGCCGTGTCGGTGGCACGGCCGGCTGA
- a CDS encoding NUDIX hydrolase has translation MAPVIGIRAAGGVCWRPSADGVHVCVVHRPRHGDWTLPKGKLEPGEHPMVAAVREVAEEADVRGVPQVRLPSVRYRSEGQDKLVDYWSMRTVANGGFQPDTEVDDMRWLAVDDAIRLVSYPHDAEVLAAFAALPPVTATVALVRHAHAGKRATWTGPDTARPLDAQGWAQADALAALIALVRPARLVSASPRRCVQTLDPAAALLDLPIEICGDLDEPQPGQQQDEQVLATAARLLELACAGGQVAVCSQGKVLPGALERLTGHADDDFTTPKGGGWLLAFSGDRLLATDRL, from the coding sequence ATGGCTCCCGTGATCGGCATCCGGGCGGCCGGCGGGGTCTGCTGGCGTCCCAGCGCCGACGGCGTACACGTGTGCGTCGTGCACCGTCCCCGCCACGGGGACTGGACGCTGCCCAAGGGCAAGCTGGAGCCGGGCGAGCATCCGATGGTCGCGGCCGTCCGCGAGGTCGCCGAGGAGGCCGACGTACGCGGCGTACCGCAGGTACGGCTGCCGTCGGTGCGTTACCGCAGCGAAGGTCAGGACAAGCTTGTCGACTACTGGTCGATGCGGACGGTAGCCAACGGCGGATTCCAGCCCGACACCGAGGTGGACGACATGCGGTGGCTCGCCGTCGACGACGCTATCCGGCTGGTCAGCTACCCGCACGACGCCGAGGTGCTTGCCGCGTTCGCCGCGCTGCCGCCGGTGACGGCCACCGTCGCGCTGGTACGGCACGCGCACGCCGGCAAGCGGGCCACCTGGACCGGCCCGGACACCGCCCGCCCGCTCGACGCGCAGGGGTGGGCGCAGGCGGACGCCCTCGCCGCGCTGATCGCACTGGTCCGGCCGGCCCGGCTGGTGTCGGCGTCGCCTCGTCGCTGCGTACAGACCCTGGATCCGGCGGCCGCACTACTCGACCTACCGATCGAGATCTGCGGCGATCTGGACGAGCCTCAGCCGGGCCAGCAGCAGGACGAGCAGGTGCTCGCCACCGCCGCCCGCCTGCTGGAGTTGGCCTGCGCTGGCGGCCAGGTGGCGGTGTGCAGCCAGGGCAAGGTGCTGCCGGGTGCGTTGGAACGGCTCACCGGGCACGCCGACGACGATTTCACCACGCCGAAGGGCGGCGGCTGGCTGCTCGCCTTCAGCGGCGACCGGCTGCTCGCCACCGACCGCCTCTGA
- a CDS encoding NAD(P)H-dependent glycerol-3-phosphate dehydrogenase — translation MTGHVAVLGAGSWGTAFAKILADAGRDVTVWARRPAVAESIRTERRNTEYLPDLLLPERVTATADAIEAITDAELVVLAVPSQTLRGNLAEWAGHLHPDATLVSLMKGIELGTTKRMSEVIVETARVAADRVVVVSGPNLAPEIAAEQPAATVVAGTNPHRTALVQSSIRTPYLRPYTNDDVIGCELGGAVKNVIALSYGIATAMGFGDNTRAMLMTRGLAETARLGVALGADPITFAGLAGMGDLVASCSSPLARNRTFGEHLGRGETLEQAQAATRQTAEGVKSCLAIRDLARAHGVEMPITEHVERICHEGMDPRLAVEALMSRTAKPESYE, via the coding sequence GTGACCGGTCACGTCGCGGTTCTCGGCGCAGGCTCCTGGGGCACCGCGTTCGCCAAGATCCTCGCCGACGCCGGGCGGGACGTCACTGTGTGGGCGCGACGCCCCGCGGTGGCCGAGAGCATCCGCACCGAGCGGCGCAACACCGAGTACCTGCCTGATCTGCTGCTGCCGGAGCGGGTCACCGCCACCGCCGACGCCATCGAGGCGATCACCGACGCCGAGTTGGTGGTGCTTGCCGTACCGTCGCAGACCCTGCGGGGCAACCTCGCCGAGTGGGCCGGGCACCTGCACCCGGACGCCACGCTGGTGTCGCTGATGAAGGGCATCGAGCTCGGCACCACCAAGCGGATGAGCGAGGTCATCGTGGAGACCGCCCGGGTCGCCGCGGACCGGGTTGTTGTCGTCTCCGGGCCGAACCTCGCCCCGGAGATCGCCGCCGAGCAGCCGGCCGCAACTGTGGTCGCCGGGACGAACCCGCATCGCACCGCCCTCGTCCAGTCGTCGATCCGGACGCCCTACCTGCGCCCGTACACGAACGACGACGTGATCGGCTGCGAGCTGGGCGGGGCGGTCAAGAACGTCATCGCGCTGTCGTACGGCATCGCCACAGCGATGGGCTTCGGCGACAACACCCGGGCCATGCTGATGACCCGCGGGCTGGCCGAGACGGCCCGCCTGGGCGTGGCGCTCGGCGCGGACCCGATCACCTTCGCCGGCCTGGCGGGCATGGGCGACCTGGTGGCGTCCTGCTCGTCCCCGCTGGCCCGCAACCGCACCTTCGGCGAGCACCTGGGTCGGGGCGAGACCCTGGAGCAGGCGCAGGCCGCGACCCGGCAGACCGCCGAGGGCGTGAAGAGCTGCCTGGCGATCCGCGACCTGGCCCGCGCGCACGGTGTGGAGATGCCGATCACCGAGCACGTCGAGCGGATCTGCCACGAGGGCATGGACCCACGCCTGGCCGTGGAGGCTCTGATGAGCCGCACCGCCAAGCCCGAGTCGTACGAGTGA
- a CDS encoding cystathionine gamma-lyase — MSDLGDGTRCVHAGLPEPAPGDPFLPGPVFAAPYHLDPWQGQGSSPNGYGRPDNPTRRLLEAAIGELEGGDCRVFATGQAAITGLLLAVLRPGDTVLLPADGYFPVRAFATDVLETIGVRVVFVPTAGPYPSLEGVRLVLVETPANPGLDVVDVAALAERAHAAGALLAVDNTTATPLGQRPLDLGADLVVASGTKALTGHSDLLLGYLASRSADLVGAVTSWRTATGSVPGAFDSWLAHRSMATLDLRLARQSANAAAIADLLAGRTDVTGLRWPGLPDDPAYPVASTQMRRMPGVLSFDLGDADRVARFITAARLVAAATSFGGTHTTADRRAQWGDDTSPGFVRLSCGVEDTADLVADIAAALDAAGPA, encoded by the coding sequence ATGAGCGATCTGGGAGACGGCACCCGCTGCGTACACGCCGGGTTGCCCGAGCCGGCACCGGGGGACCCGTTCCTGCCGGGGCCGGTGTTCGCCGCGCCGTACCACCTTGACCCGTGGCAGGGCCAGGGTTCGTCGCCGAACGGCTACGGCCGCCCCGACAATCCGACCCGGCGGCTGCTGGAGGCCGCCATCGGCGAGCTGGAGGGCGGTGACTGCCGCGTCTTCGCCACCGGTCAGGCGGCCATCACCGGCCTGCTGCTCGCGGTGCTCCGGCCGGGGGACACCGTGCTGCTGCCCGCCGACGGCTACTTTCCCGTCCGGGCGTTCGCCACCGACGTGCTGGAAACCATCGGTGTACGGGTGGTCTTCGTGCCGACCGCAGGGCCGTACCCGTCGCTTGAGGGCGTACGCCTGGTGCTTGTGGAGACCCCCGCCAACCCCGGCCTTGACGTGGTCGACGTGGCGGCCCTGGCCGAGCGCGCGCACGCCGCAGGCGCCCTGCTCGCCGTGGACAACACCACCGCGACCCCGCTCGGGCAGCGCCCGCTGGACCTCGGCGCCGACCTTGTGGTCGCGTCCGGCACCAAGGCGCTCACCGGCCACTCCGACCTGCTGCTGGGCTACCTGGCGAGCCGGTCCGCCGATCTGGTCGGGGCGGTGACGTCCTGGCGCACGGCCACCGGCTCGGTACCGGGCGCGTTCGATTCCTGGCTGGCCCACAGGTCGATGGCCACGCTCGACCTGCGGCTGGCCCGGCAGAGCGCGAACGCCGCAGCGATCGCCGACCTGTTGGCCGGCCGGACGGACGTGACAGGTCTGCGCTGGCCGGGGCTGCCGGACGACCCCGCGTACCCGGTGGCGTCGACGCAGATGCGCCGGATGCCCGGCGTGCTCTCGTTCGACCTGGGCGACGCCGACCGGGTTGCCCGCTTCATCACCGCCGCCCGGCTGGTGGCCGCCGCCACCTCCTTCGGTGGTACGCACACCACTGCCGACCGGCGGGCACAGTGGGGCGACGACACCTCGCCCGGCTTCGTCCGGCTCTCCTGCGGCGTGGAGGACACTGCCGACCTGGTGGCCGACATCGCCGCCGCGCTTGACGCCGCCGGGCCGGCCTGA
- a CDS encoding endonuclease/exonuclease/phosphatase family protein: protein MRYRQLTTGSLALGVILLIDVLRVWLPGIITIFGQAASTPAELMGAFALGWFVLAAAAPALVRRVGARPVTVTAAVLLAAARLALTATPGGRAQLWLATAGLLAGLVWLVGVAGGIDRPVPGLALGLAVNAALHALLDTYDLAWRSDWTAWLLSAVAVGAFLLATAVRGTPPGPGGARSWLLAGPVLLLAGMVALAPALAQTAMSYLVADDGVASSPLFGLAPVPVAVAGFLLAALAGPPRRPWGRALGPVAVLAGAVLFALDNGDLLLAAIPLTAIGLGACLALTDAASAVGLARADAASAVDPSRADAVGGSATAAGVGVGEAGRVDALRAAARRGYALAAGMLVFVLAAVAYYSAYDLGYPNGAVPVVVAGLVAAVAFTSRPVVGPPAGRRSAGSLAPLPTTAVVTALAMLAPVFADKVGVSTNRNGPPKEITVVAYNIRMGFGLDGRFDLPALTNTIERQRPDVVLLSEVDRGWLLNGGHDTLDLLADRLDMPYVFGAAADAVWGDAVLSRWPIEDERTLRLPAVGAPTGAQALAVTVNFSGGVRCAVVSTHLQPPPGGGPVVQARAVVDFAIEYAAGRPLVVGGDLNTEPGDEAFGKFTEAGLVDALAAGRPLATSPADDPRQEIDHVFVSPGLTPRGPVAPPGTASDHLPVAVTLTLPPR, encoded by the coding sequence GTGCGCTACCGCCAGCTCACCACCGGATCGCTCGCGCTGGGCGTCATTCTGCTCATCGACGTCCTGCGCGTATGGCTGCCCGGCATCATCACCATCTTCGGTCAGGCCGCGTCCACCCCGGCCGAGCTGATGGGCGCGTTCGCCCTCGGCTGGTTCGTCCTCGCTGCGGCGGCCCCGGCGCTTGTCCGCCGGGTGGGCGCCCGTCCCGTCACCGTCACGGCGGCCGTCCTGCTGGCCGCCGCGCGGCTCGCGCTCACCGCTACCCCTGGTGGACGCGCACAGCTCTGGCTGGCCACCGCGGGACTGCTCGCCGGACTGGTCTGGTTGGTGGGCGTCGCCGGTGGCATCGACCGGCCGGTGCCAGGGCTGGCGCTGGGGTTGGCGGTGAACGCGGCGCTCCACGCGCTGCTCGACACCTACGACCTGGCCTGGCGCAGCGACTGGACGGCGTGGCTGCTCAGTGCCGTGGCGGTGGGGGCGTTCCTGCTCGCCACGGCGGTGCGGGGCACGCCACCCGGCCCTGGCGGCGCCCGGTCGTGGCTGCTGGCCGGGCCGGTGCTGCTGCTGGCCGGCATGGTCGCCCTCGCCCCGGCGCTCGCCCAGACCGCGATGTCGTACCTGGTGGCCGACGACGGCGTGGCCAGCTCACCGTTGTTCGGCCTCGCGCCGGTACCGGTGGCCGTCGCCGGGTTCCTGCTGGCCGCGCTGGCCGGCCCGCCCAGACGGCCGTGGGGCCGGGCACTGGGACCGGTGGCCGTGCTTGCCGGCGCGGTGCTCTTCGCCCTCGACAACGGCGACCTGCTCCTCGCGGCCATCCCGCTCACCGCCATCGGTCTCGGCGCCTGCCTCGCCCTCACCGACGCGGCGAGCGCTGTCGGGCTGGCCCGCGCCGACGCGGCGAGCGCCGTCGACCCCTCCCGCGCCGACGCGGTGGGCGGGTCCGCGACGGCCGCCGGGGTCGGTGTGGGCGAGGCGGGCAGGGTGGATGCCCTGCGAGCGGCAGCCCGCCGGGGGTACGCGCTCGCAGCCGGCATGCTCGTCTTCGTCCTGGCGGCCGTGGCCTACTACTCCGCCTACGACCTCGGCTACCCCAACGGTGCGGTTCCCGTGGTGGTCGCCGGGCTGGTCGCGGCCGTGGCGTTCACCTCCCGCCCCGTCGTGGGGCCGCCTGCCGGCCGGCGCTCTGCCGGGTCGTTGGCGCCACTGCCGACCACTGCGGTGGTCACCGCGCTTGCCATGCTGGCACCCGTGTTCGCCGACAAGGTGGGGGTGTCGACGAACCGAAACGGGCCGCCGAAGGAGATCACTGTGGTGGCCTACAACATCCGGATGGGCTTCGGGTTGGACGGCCGGTTCGACCTGCCCGCGCTGACCAACACGATCGAGCGCCAGCGGCCCGACGTGGTGCTGCTCAGCGAGGTGGACCGCGGCTGGCTGCTCAACGGCGGCCACGACACCCTGGACCTGCTGGCCGATCGTCTCGACATGCCGTACGTGTTCGGGGCGGCCGCCGACGCCGTCTGGGGCGATGCGGTGCTCAGCCGTTGGCCGATCGAGGACGAGCGGACGCTGCGGCTGCCGGCCGTCGGGGCGCCCACCGGCGCGCAGGCCCTCGCCGTCACAGTGAACTTCAGCGGTGGCGTCCGGTGCGCGGTGGTGAGCACGCATCTGCAACCGCCGCCCGGCGGCGGCCCGGTGGTCCAGGCGCGCGCGGTCGTCGACTTCGCCATCGAGTACGCGGCCGGCCGGCCGCTGGTGGTGGGCGGTGACCTGAACACCGAGCCGGGCGACGAGGCGTTCGGCAAATTCACCGAGGCCGGTCTCGTCGACGCGCTGGCGGCGGGGCGACCGCTGGCGACAAGCCCGGCCGACGACCCGCGCCAGGAGATCGACCACGTCTTCGTCTCGCCCGGTCTGACACCGCGCGGCCCGGTCGCGCCGCCCGGCACGGCCAGTGATCACCTGCCGGTCGCGGTGACCCTCACCCTGCCGCCCCGCTGA
- the cofC gene encoding 2-phospho-L-lactate guanylyltransferase, whose amino-acid sequence MSQPRWAVVVPVKRLSAAKSRLRGALPGVPHEELALALAADTLRAVLACPAVAEALVVTDDARVAAAARAAGAQVLPDQPDAGLNAAFRHGAAHAPAGWVAGLTADLPALRPTELAGALLAAQAGDDGVRRFVADAPGLGTVLLAAPPGVDLEPRFGVGSAAAHTASGALPLPGDWPSLRRDVDTADDLAAAARLGLGPRTAALVAAAACPARSTS is encoded by the coding sequence GTGAGTCAGCCGAGGTGGGCAGTGGTGGTGCCGGTGAAGCGTCTGTCGGCAGCCAAGAGCCGGCTGCGGGGCGCGCTGCCCGGCGTACCCCATGAGGAGCTGGCGCTGGCCCTGGCCGCCGACACGCTCCGCGCGGTGCTGGCCTGCCCGGCGGTCGCCGAGGCCCTGGTGGTCACCGACGACGCCCGCGTGGCGGCGGCGGCCCGCGCAGCCGGAGCGCAGGTGCTTCCCGACCAGCCGGACGCCGGCCTGAACGCCGCCTTCCGGCACGGCGCGGCACACGCCCCCGCCGGGTGGGTGGCCGGGCTCACCGCCGACCTGCCCGCGCTGCGCCCCACCGAGCTGGCCGGCGCGCTGCTCGCGGCCCAAGCCGGAGACGATGGGGTACGCCGGTTCGTGGCGGATGCGCCAGGCCTCGGCACGGTGCTGCTCGCCGCGCCGCCCGGAGTCGACCTCGAACCCCGGTTCGGGGTGGGTTCGGCGGCGGCGCACACGGCGAGCGGCGCCCTGCCGCTGCCCGGCGACTGGCCCAGCCTGCGCCGCGACGTGGACACCGCCGACGACCTGGCCGCCGCCGCCCGGCTCGGCCTCGGGCCGCGTACCGCCGCGCTGGTGGCCGCCGCCGCCTGCCCGGCACGCTCCACGAGCTGA
- a CDS encoding CYTH and CHAD domain-containing protein: MVEEEQKYEVDDTYVLPDLSATAPAGGQVRALPPVTLVARYLDTVDLRLARAGASLRHRRGDELPWTVKLPTGTPGVRHEISRPGAAGQPPPELVELVTALHRGAPLAPVTVVRTVRHAHEVCDEAGAVLAEVVDDQVSVLDDNDATTGTFRELEVELKAGDRTLLDQIGGVLREAGARDGSFTPKHVRALGAAAQAEPDLVAPGELPADATAGDVVTEAVRKEVRRLLAHDPLVRLRVPGGGGDSAVHQMRVAIRRLRSDLRTFKPLLRRSWSSPLRAELRWLAEHLGAARDAEVLRARLRRTANADPLSPPDQDAVDRLDKALAKRQRQALAAIDKALRSARYLALVDALVLAARAPRFTRRAAAPAARTLPALVARPWKRLTGPDGVEGLDPLGPDDRWHTVRKEAKQARYAVNAVLPAVGKDARRLSRALAQVQDVLGEHQDAAVAADTWLALAADRPGDHKLAVVAGRLAERERETVRQMRAQFPAAWHRATRRRRTRWLP, encoded by the coding sequence ATGGTCGAGGAGGAGCAGAAGTACGAGGTGGACGACACCTACGTGCTACCGGACCTGTCCGCCACGGCCCCGGCCGGCGGCCAGGTCCGGGCGTTGCCACCGGTGACGCTTGTCGCCCGCTACCTCGACACCGTCGACCTGCGGCTGGCCCGGGCCGGCGCCTCGCTGCGCCACCGCCGGGGCGACGAGCTGCCGTGGACGGTGAAGCTGCCCACCGGCACACCTGGCGTCCGGCATGAGATCTCCCGCCCGGGGGCTGCCGGGCAGCCGCCACCGGAGCTCGTGGAGCTGGTCACCGCCCTGCACCGGGGCGCTCCCCTGGCGCCGGTGACTGTCGTGCGGACCGTCCGGCACGCCCACGAGGTGTGCGACGAGGCAGGCGCGGTGCTGGCCGAGGTGGTGGACGACCAGGTGAGCGTGCTCGACGACAACGACGCCACCACCGGCACGTTCCGCGAGCTGGAGGTGGAGCTCAAGGCCGGCGACCGCACGCTGCTGGACCAGATCGGCGGTGTGCTGCGCGAGGCAGGCGCTCGGGACGGCTCGTTCACCCCGAAGCACGTACGCGCGCTGGGCGCGGCTGCGCAGGCCGAGCCCGACCTGGTCGCGCCGGGCGAACTGCCCGCCGACGCGACCGCCGGCGACGTGGTCACCGAGGCGGTCCGCAAGGAGGTACGCCGCCTGCTGGCGCACGACCCGCTGGTGCGGCTGCGCGTCCCGGGTGGCGGCGGTGACAGCGCCGTGCACCAGATGCGGGTGGCCATCCGGCGGCTGCGCAGCGACCTGCGGACGTTCAAACCGCTGCTCCGCAGGTCGTGGTCGAGTCCGCTGCGCGCGGAACTGCGCTGGCTGGCCGAGCACCTCGGCGCCGCTCGCGACGCCGAGGTGCTGCGTGCCCGGCTGCGACGTACCGCGAACGCGGATCCGCTCAGCCCTCCCGACCAGGACGCTGTGGACCGGCTGGACAAGGCGCTGGCCAAGCGGCAGCGGCAGGCGCTCGCCGCCATCGACAAGGCGCTGCGCTCCGCGCGTTACCTGGCGCTTGTGGACGCGCTGGTGCTTGCCGCCCGCGCTCCCCGGTTCACCCGCCGGGCCGCCGCGCCGGCCGCTCGGACGCTGCCCGCCCTTGTGGCCCGCCCGTGGAAACGGCTCACCGGCCCCGACGGCGTCGAAGGGCTCGACCCGCTGGGCCCCGACGATCGCTGGCACACCGTCCGCAAGGAGGCCAAACAGGCCCGTTACGCGGTCAACGCGGTCCTCCCCGCCGTCGGCAAGGACGCGCGCCGGCTGTCCCGCGCGCTGGCCCAGGTGCAGGACGTGCTCGGCGAACACCAGGACGCCGCGGTCGCCGCTGACACCTGGCTCGCCCTCGCAGCCGACCGACCGGGCGACCACAAGCTGGCGGTCGTCGCCGGGCGGCTCGCCGAGCGGGAACGCGAGACGGTCCGCCAGATGCGTGCCCAGTTTCCCGCCGCGTGGCACCGGGCCACCCGGCGACGGCGCACCAGATGGCTCCCGTGA
- a CDS encoding lysophospholipid acyltransferase family protein, with product MARRRLGFWRRFAVVLVKPVMLVWTRRTWRGGEHLGRDGGVIIVANHISHADPLVSAHFIYDSGRWPQYLGKASVFRVPLVGWILRQCRQIPVERGSVDAVRSLDALVEALDQGGAVVIYPEGTTTKQPDLWPMKAKTGAARLALATGAPVVPLVMWGPERIFDPRTNRLNVRPRIPVTVVAGDPVDLTRWADAPPTRATLEEMTDAIMLRLRDMLAEIRGGTPPPLWARPVRPSAEPQQHGGVA from the coding sequence GTGGCACGGCGGAGGCTGGGGTTCTGGCGACGGTTCGCCGTGGTGCTTGTCAAACCGGTGATGCTCGTGTGGACCCGACGGACGTGGCGGGGCGGCGAGCACCTCGGCCGGGACGGCGGCGTGATCATCGTGGCGAACCACATCTCGCACGCCGACCCGCTGGTCTCCGCGCACTTCATCTACGACTCGGGCCGCTGGCCGCAGTACCTGGGCAAGGCCAGCGTGTTCCGGGTGCCCCTGGTCGGCTGGATCCTGCGCCAGTGCCGGCAGATCCCGGTGGAGCGGGGCAGCGTGGACGCGGTCCGCTCACTGGACGCCCTGGTGGAAGCGCTGGATCAGGGCGGCGCCGTCGTGATCTACCCGGAGGGCACCACCACCAAGCAGCCGGACCTGTGGCCCATGAAGGCCAAGACCGGCGCGGCCCGACTGGCGCTGGCCACCGGCGCGCCCGTGGTGCCGCTGGTGATGTGGGGGCCGGAGCGGATCTTCGACCCGCGTACCAACCGGTTGAACGTGCGCCCCCGGATCCCGGTTACCGTGGTCGCCGGCGACCCGGTCGACCTGACCCGGTGGGCGGACGCCCCGCCGACCCGGGCCACCCTCGAGGAAATGACGGACGCCATCATGCTGCGCCTGCGGGACATGCTCGCCGAGATCCGGGGCGGAACGCCGCCACCGCTGTGGGCGCGGCCGGTCCGACCCTCCGCCGAACCCCAGCAACACGGAGGTGTCGCGTGA
- a CDS encoding cold-shock protein, translated as MQGTVASYDAATRSGTLLLDDGTEMNFPARAFDASGLRLLRLGQRVRIDTDPDGEVVRVTLPTMI; from the coding sequence ATGCAGGGCACGGTGGCCAGTTACGACGCGGCGACACGCAGCGGGACGCTGCTGCTCGACGACGGCACCGAGATGAATTTTCCCGCTCGGGCGTTCGACGCCTCCGGGCTGCGGCTGCTCCGGCTCGGCCAGCGGGTGCGCATCGACACCGATCCCGACGGCGAGGTCGTCCGGGTGACATTGCCGACGATGATCTGA